The genomic window GCCGAAGTTTTCAAATATTATCGGAAAACAGTTTAATCGTCTATTTAGTCTCTCAATCCCTCTCCGGAGCGTGCGCAGGGGGAGGGATATCCTTGTCCGCAGGTTTTCAAACCAATTTTCATAGCCTGCCAGTTTAAGAAGATCGAATGCATAGAATTGTTTCAGATCGTTTCTATTTTCCTGTGGAAAGTTTTGGGGCAGCGGTGACGGCTATCAACCTGTCCGATGTTGACTTTGTGAAGAAGAAAATCACCGTCGAGGAAAAAGGCGGAATACGGCACACATACCAGATTAACAAGGAGGGACTCGCGGCGATCCGGGTTACCCAGAGAAGGCATATCGGCAAAGCGTTACATCCCACGTCCCATTCGCTCGATAATCCCCTGATCACGCATGGCATAGATAGTCCGGGGATGGATTCCCGACTTGATTGCCTCTCCGGTGCGAAAGATACCTGTTGGCGAGTGAAGCATAGCCTTGGCCCGTTTTATTGCCTCTGCGCCCTGCTTTTTACTGATTAGCGACATGGATAATATTACCTGCATTAGTTTTTATTTGTCTGTAATTCTATCCAGGCGAATGAGTTTGAAAAGAAGTTTATGTCGGCAAATGCGGCTTAACTGAGTGTCCGTTTTTACTTGACCAGATCAAGGCCGGCTGGCGGGAAAGCGGATGACAAAGGTGACGGTCAATCTGAACACCCACACACCTGGGGCATTATATGAAACCTTGCTGCCTGATCGAGCCAGGAAGTCGTGGGATCGTTTTGAATTTGTCTATTATCCC from Deltaproteobacteria bacterium includes these protein-coding regions:
- a CDS encoding type IV toxin-antitoxin system AbiEi family antitoxin domain-containing protein, which produces MSLISKKQGAEAIKRAKAMLHSPTGIFRTGEAIKSGIHPRTIYAMRDQGIIERMGRGM